Genomic window (Chryseobacterium bernardetii):
TTTTATTCCTTTTAGCGTAAAGTGTTTAGGAATGAAATAATATTCTGAAAACTCATCATAAAACTTCACTTCCAATTTATTTTTAAAAGCATACGCAACCGTCAGGTTTCCTAAAAAGTGATCCTGCTCACCTCCGCTTCCGCCAAAAACATCTACATTTTTCCCTCCTTTCTCCATAATAATATCCAGTGCTTTATAAAAATCTGTCTGATTCTGGTCTGGCGTATGGATAAATTTTTCATGATAAATATTTTCATCTGATCCGGAATGGGAATCAAAATCACCGGAAATAAAATCCAGTTTATCTAAAGGAAAACCCATTCTTTTTAAATAATGAAAAGCGCCGTCTGTGCAGGCAATCAAATCATAAGTTTCAGGATTGGGTAAAGATTTCGGAGCATCTCCGTTGATGAAAAGTAATACTTTATCTCTCATTCGGGTTCCAGTATTCTTCCGGTTCATTGTTCAGTTTTGAAATATATCTTGCCAATACAAAAAGATAATCTGATAATCTGTTTAAATATTTAATCAATTCCGGACGTACTTCTTCAGATTCATTTAAAAATACCAATGAACGTTCTGCTCTTCTGCAGATGGTTCTTGCAGCATGTAAGAATGTTGCAGATTTTCCCCCGCCGGGAAGAATAAAATACTGAAGAGGTTCAAGCTTTTCATCAAAGGCATCCATCCATTGCTCCAGTTCTTCAATTTCTGTTTCCGAAATAATGATCGGAAGACGTGATTTTCCGTTAGCCAGCATCAGTTTATCTACAGGTGTTGCGGCTTCTGAACCTACCGTGAATAAATCAAACTGAATTTTTTTCAGCTGTCTCAACACTTCTTCATCTTCAATATGACTTTTTACAATCCCGATGAAAGAATTCAGTTCATCTATATTTCCGTAGCTGTCCACTCTTGCACTGGCTTTGGAAACTCTTGTTCCGCCGTATAGTGCCGTTTGGCCTTTATCTCCTGTTTTTGTATAAATTTTCATACTACTAAAATACCTTTTTTTGGACAATATGAAAAGTAAAATTTAGCAATAACTTCCTATCCTATGTGAAAAAATAATTAACTGACATTAGAAATAATGCCAGTTAATATTTGCATACGCAGCTTTATATTTTTTGAGACCACTTTGTTTCTATTAAGAATGATCACACAAGTGCCAATCCTTTATTTATAGATTAAAAAGTATAATTAACATTTAACTGAAAAGTTGTTCCGTTAAATCCAAACTGATTCACTTCCCAAGGATATTTGAACCTTCCTCCAAGATCAGTTACTACATCTCCTTTGCTATCTATAACATCCGGATAGATGTTAAATAGATTATTTACGACTCCGGAAACTTTAAGATCATTCGTAATTTTATATGTCAAAACTATATCTGTTACTACCTTACCAGAAAATGTCTGATCTTTAGCCGGATCAGTTGCATGTTGCCATGCAACAGAACCAAAGTAAGTATTATTTAAGTTAAAATTAAACTTTGTAATGTCATAGGAAAGACTAAGAATCATTTTTGTTTTTGGTCTTGCAGAGGTAATTCTGGATTGTT
Coding sequences:
- a CDS encoding cob(I)yrinic acid a,c-diamide adenosyltransferase, translated to MKIYTKTGDKGQTALYGGTRVSKASARVDSYGNIDELNSFIGIVKSHIEDEEVLRQLKKIQFDLFTVGSEAATPVDKLMLANGKSRLPIIISETEIEELEQWMDAFDEKLEPLQYFILPGGGKSATFLHAARTICRRAERSLVFLNESEEVRPELIKYLNRLSDYLFVLARYISKLNNEPEEYWNPNER
- a CDS encoding thiamine diphosphokinase, whose protein sequence is MNRKNTGTRMRDKVLLFINGDAPKSLPNPETYDLIACTDGAFHYLKRMGFPLDKLDFISGDFDSHSGSDENIYHEKFIHTPDQNQTDFYKALDIIMEKGGKNVDVFGGSGGEQDHFLGNLTVAYAFKNKLEVKFYDEFSEYYFIPKHFTLKGIKDKMVSLYPFPTAENITTKGLNWPLDSGSLNIISRIGTRNFAVEDEVSITYETGDLLIFIGKNYL